From a region of the uncultured Draconibacterium sp. genome:
- a CDS encoding type I restriction endonuclease encodes MPDLSEYKYSELPAIKLFQQMGYQYYDASKTDERKDITEVVLTERLLSSIKRINPWINDNNLNKALNEITSVTGKSLMEINEKVWKLIRMGSKTLKQVVNGVEGFHAVNYIDYLNPENNDFLVVNQMKFHGKYQNSIPDLVVFVNGLPLGIIECKSPTSTNAWDKAYGDLDYYQKNSEKLFHFNQICAGIWDVSGRYGAICSPQQFYSVFKTSKEDTEILKQAKREQDKLILALFQKERLLDIIRHFVLFELDEGITIKKLPRYQQLRATNKTIKRLQNGEGGVVWHTQGSGKSLTMAYVSRKLQAPEYGFENPTVVIMTDRKDLDRQITTTFLNVGFKNVNQASSVVHLDKLLRNDYGGIITTTLQKFQETDKEATDSTDQTEQEERGNLIIEKKIEGRTLTKMTKELQKDKWVEIELEEIELEELSKKENLYILVDEAHRSHYGFLAAFMRTVLPNAKFVAFTGTPISKEDKSTLGEFYGGDYIDVYTIMESVADGATVELLYDEGIALLNVRKEELDKEFEEKFGHLSEDKQDKLKREALRKYMLSSERINAIGKHIIDNYRDKIYPDGHKAMIVCSGREAAIKYQQVLLELKEQGYHNFNSKVVVSIGSPKSDAIAKDYYETLDWNKNNPDKKKPIYVVPPEDVKDATDFFKLPFGDESETEKSGKKKYDNTAFMIVSDMLLTGWDAPIASCLYLDKPLKEHNLLQAIARVNRTGKGKNAGYIVDYNGITAYLIQALEIFSDDIRPDDILKNINEEIPKMEMNHSKLVDFFKPMKINRNYQRDDYIDAAIRFIEPIDRRDEFKVLLKNFNKSINIVLPNVKAMKYQGDFKLFNEIKLRARNAFPDDDGLKVSKDESKMLQSMVDEHLKSEGVENLLEEPISIIDKDKFKEEILNASPATKELKMRNNLKHTIKVGIDKNPDFYKPLAQRLDELLKLKKEERITQLELLKAFSEIQDEIIAEQTEGEQKGFNTERERATYYSMKTIFDGDAEDATKTLFDLIGGELNIIGWQYKGQVKKDIENKIMRFLKTKLERKEAKAKAKEMVDVLIKNKDA; translated from the coding sequence ATGCCTGACCTTTCCGAGTATAAATATTCCGAATTACCAGCCATTAAGTTGTTTCAACAAATGGGGTATCAATATTATGATGCCAGTAAAACCGATGAACGAAAAGATATAACTGAGGTAGTTTTAACAGAACGATTACTGTCATCCATCAAAAGAATTAACCCTTGGATAAACGATAACAACCTTAATAAAGCACTTAATGAAATAACAAGTGTTACTGGCAAATCATTAATGGAGATTAATGAAAAGGTTTGGAAACTCATTAGAATGGGCAGCAAGACCCTGAAGCAAGTGGTTAATGGTGTTGAAGGATTTCATGCGGTTAATTACATCGATTACTTAAATCCAGAAAACAACGATTTTCTTGTAGTGAACCAAATGAAGTTCCATGGCAAGTACCAAAACTCAATCCCTGATTTAGTGGTATTTGTTAATGGCTTGCCATTAGGTATAATCGAGTGTAAATCGCCAACGTCAACAAACGCTTGGGACAAAGCCTATGGCGACTTGGATTACTACCAAAAGAATTCAGAGAAGTTATTTCATTTCAATCAAATTTGTGCTGGAATTTGGGATGTAAGTGGCAGGTATGGCGCAATATGCTCACCACAACAGTTTTATTCGGTTTTTAAAACCAGTAAAGAAGATACCGAAATACTAAAACAGGCGAAAAGAGAACAGGACAAATTGATATTGGCACTATTCCAAAAAGAAAGGTTGCTGGATATTATTCGTCATTTTGTTTTGTTCGAATTAGATGAAGGTATTACCATTAAAAAATTACCAAGATACCAGCAATTACGAGCAACCAATAAAACCATAAAACGCTTGCAAAACGGTGAAGGCGGTGTTGTCTGGCACACTCAGGGGTCAGGCAAATCACTAACAATGGCGTATGTAAGCCGTAAGTTACAAGCACCAGAGTACGGTTTCGAGAATCCAACGGTTGTAATTATGACCGACCGTAAGGACTTGGACAGACAAATAACCACCACTTTCCTAAATGTTGGGTTTAAAAATGTGAATCAAGCATCATCGGTTGTACACTTGGATAAGCTATTGAGAAATGATTACGGAGGTATTATTACCACCACACTTCAGAAATTCCAAGAAACCGATAAAGAAGCAACTGATTCCACCGACCAAACCGAACAGGAAGAACGTGGTAATTTAATAATCGAAAAAAAGATTGAAGGAAGGACACTAACTAAGATGACGAAGGAACTCCAAAAAGATAAGTGGGTAGAAATTGAACTGGAAGAAATTGAACTGGAAGAACTTTCGAAAAAAGAAAACCTTTATATTCTGGTTGATGAAGCACACCGAAGCCATTATGGTTTTCTGGCTGCATTTATGCGTACCGTATTGCCCAATGCAAAATTCGTAGCGTTTACGGGTACACCAATTTCAAAAGAGGATAAATCGACATTAGGGGAGTTTTATGGTGGTGATTATATCGATGTTTATACTATAATGGAATCGGTTGCAGATGGTGCAACGGTTGAGTTATTGTACGATGAAGGAATTGCATTACTTAACGTCAGGAAAGAAGAACTTGATAAAGAGTTTGAAGAGAAATTTGGTCATTTATCGGAAGATAAACAAGATAAATTAAAACGTGAAGCATTACGAAAGTACATGTTATCATCGGAACGGATTAATGCAATAGGCAAGCATATAATCGACAATTACCGAGATAAAATTTACCCTGATGGTCATAAAGCAATGATTGTTTGCAGTGGCAGAGAAGCAGCTATAAAGTATCAACAGGTATTGCTTGAACTAAAGGAACAAGGCTACCATAATTTTAATTCGAAAGTGGTAGTAAGTATTGGCTCTCCAAAATCGGATGCCATTGCCAAAGACTATTACGAGACCTTGGATTGGAACAAAAATAATCCCGACAAAAAGAAACCTATTTATGTAGTTCCTCCAGAAGATGTTAAGGATGCCACCGATTTCTTTAAGTTGCCATTTGGTGATGAATCAGAAACTGAAAAATCGGGCAAGAAGAAGTACGATAATACGGCATTTATGATTGTTTCGGATATGTTGTTAACGGGTTGGGATGCGCCAATTGCTTCGTGTTTGTATCTGGATAAACCACTGAAAGAGCATAACCTGTTGCAAGCCATTGCAAGAGTTAATCGCACAGGTAAAGGAAAGAATGCAGGTTATATTGTAGATTACAATGGTATAACAGCTTATTTAATTCAAGCACTGGAAATCTTTTCTGACGACATCAGACCCGATGATATTTTGAAGAACATCAATGAAGAAATTCCAAAAATGGAAATGAATCATTCGAAGCTGGTGGACTTCTTCAAACCAATGAAAATTAATAGGAATTACCAGCGTGATGATTATATCGATGCAGCAATTCGATTCATCGAACCGATTGACAGACGTGATGAATTTAAGGTACTCTTGAAGAACTTCAATAAGTCAATTAATATAGTATTGCCCAACGTAAAGGCAATGAAGTATCAGGGCGATTTTAAATTGTTCAATGAAATTAAGCTAAGGGCAAGAAATGCTTTCCCCGATGATGATGGTTTGAAGGTAAGTAAGGATGAAAGCAAGATGCTACAATCCATGGTTGATGAACACCTAAAATCAGAAGGTGTGGAAAACCTATTGGAAGAACCTATTTCAATTATTGACAAGGATAAGTTTAAGGAAGAAATATTGAACGCTTCACCTGCCACTAAAGAGTTGAAGATGCGCAATAACTTAAAGCATACCATCAAAGTTGGAATCGATAAAAATCCAGATTTTTATAAACCACTGGCGCAACGTTTGGATGAACTATTAAAACTAAAAAAAGAAGAACGGATAACACAATTGGAACTGTTAAAAGCATTCTCTGAAATCCAAGATGAAATAATAGCAGAACAAACCGAAGGAGAACAAAAAGGATTTAATACAGAGCGTGAACGAGCCACATATTATTCGATGAAAACCATTTTTGATGGAGATGCGGAAGATGCCACAAAAACACTTTTCGACCTTATTGGTGGTGAACTGAATATTATTGGCTGGCAATACAAAGGACAGGTAAAGAAGGATATCGAAAACAAAATTATGCGATTCCTGAAGACAAAATTAGAACGCAAAGAAGCAAAGGCAAAAGCAAAAGAGATGGTAGACGTTTTAATCAAGAATAAGGATGCCTGA
- a CDS encoding restriction endonuclease subunit S, which produces MKDGFVKVPLGELIDKIEGGATPSKDIDDYWDGDVPWATVKDLKGTIINDTIDYISQKGLENSSTKLIPAWTLVVSTRMALGKAVFFKKDVAINQDLKALYLNGKLDKFFLFHWFYANAEIILGMGSGSTVKGIRLEVLKALKIPLPPLPEQQKIAKILSTVDDKIDVIDQQINETQELKKGLMQRLLTKGIGHTEFKDSPLGEIPESWEVLKFSELVSNGVITKIQDGNHGESHPVSDDFVEEGIPFITANCISISNKLDLNKAKRISFNQYKSLRIGFSEPNDILLTHKGTVGLTAIVEQKHGSLMLTPQVTYYRIGDETVLNRRYLYYYFQSSIFQNLIDKFSKQSTRAYIGIANQKNLLITLPKDSFEQQKIASILSSVDEKLEVLEDKKTHYQELKQGLMQQLLTGKIRVTV; this is translated from the coding sequence ATGAAAGACGGATTCGTGAAAGTTCCATTAGGCGAACTGATAGATAAAATAGAAGGTGGTGCAACTCCTAGTAAAGACATTGATGATTACTGGGATGGAGATGTCCCATGGGCGACTGTTAAGGATTTAAAAGGAACAATAATAAATGATACAATTGATTATATATCTCAGAAAGGACTGGAAAACAGTTCTACTAAATTAATTCCAGCATGGACACTGGTTGTATCAACACGTATGGCATTGGGGAAAGCTGTTTTCTTCAAAAAAGACGTTGCCATTAACCAAGACTTAAAGGCATTGTATTTAAATGGAAAATTGGATAAATTTTTCTTATTCCATTGGTTCTATGCTAATGCTGAGATAATATTGGGTATGGGGTCAGGTAGTACTGTAAAAGGAATCCGTCTTGAAGTTTTAAAAGCACTGAAAATACCACTCCCCCCTCTCCCAGAACAACAAAAAATAGCCAAAATATTAAGCACCGTTGATGATAAAATTGATGTAATAGACCAACAGATAAACGAAACCCAAGAACTAAAAAAAGGTTTGATGCAACGCCTGTTAACCAAAGGCATTGGTCACACCGAATTTAAAGATTCACCTTTGGGGGAGATTCCTGAGAGTTGGGAAGTGTTGAAATTTTCAGAATTGGTTTCAAATGGTGTTATTACTAAAATTCAGGATGGAAATCATGGAGAGTCACATCCAGTGTCAGATGACTTTGTGGAAGAAGGAATACCATTTATTACGGCTAATTGTATTTCTATATCAAATAAATTAGACCTCAACAAGGCTAAAAGAATATCTTTTAATCAATACAAATCACTAAGGATTGGATTTTCTGAACCAAATGACATTTTATTAACACATAAAGGGACTGTTGGTTTAACTGCTATTGTAGAACAAAAACATGGTAGTTTGATGCTCACGCCTCAGGTCACGTATTATCGAATTGGTGACGAAACAGTTTTAAACAGAAGATATTTATATTACTATTTTCAATCGTCCATATTTCAGAACCTAATCGATAAGTTTTCGAAACAAAGTACACGAGCATACATTGGAATTGCTAATCAGAAAAACTTATTAATAACTCTTCCAAAAGATTCCTTTGAACAACAAAAAATTGCTTCAATATTAAGTTCCGTTGATGAAAAATTGGAAGTTTTAGAAGATAAGAAAACTCACTACCAAGAATTAAAACAAGGGTTGATGCAGCAATTGTTAACAGGTAAAATAAGAGTGACTGTGTAA
- a CDS encoding class I SAM-dependent DNA methyltransferase has translation MTLNKLTLDTLESWLWDSANILRGSIDSSDFKNYIFGLLFLKRSNDVFEEEVENIMTKDGISREDAEDETYFQLPPESRWDNIKKHTENIGIALDKAFAAIERENTSLEGVMTATKFGDKEKLSDEVLQRLLRHFNQHSLRNDHLQSNDLLGDAYEYLIKMFADDAGKKGGEFYTPRGVVQTIVQLIKPEPKQKVYDPTFGSGGMLIESARYIAEQPNGKVGNNVNVSLYGQEKNLGTWAIGKLNMLLHNFMDADLKKGDTLVNPQHKNDNNELQLFDRVIANPPFSMDGWWTPVENSIEVKLDKNGKEKKVTPNYAKVVTDPYGRFQYGIPPRGYADLAFLQHMIAVLKQDGKAGVVLPHGTLFRNGVEGKIRQGLLDADLVEGIVGLPSALFYNTGIPASIWIINKNKTEAQKGKVIIIDASNDYKEGKNQNELLEKHITKIVNAYDGAIDVDKYMRIVDIAEIKENDYNLNISRYIDTSEPEPEVDIKAVHQKLADLEEREAEIDKKLAGFLKELGV, from the coding sequence ATGACGCTAAATAAACTAACACTCGACACATTAGAATCATGGCTGTGGGATTCTGCCAATATACTGCGTGGAAGTATCGACAGTTCAGACTTTAAGAACTACATATTTGGTCTGCTATTCCTGAAACGTTCCAATGACGTTTTTGAAGAAGAAGTGGAAAACATAATGACTAAAGATGGTATTTCCAGAGAAGATGCTGAAGATGAAACCTATTTCCAACTTCCACCAGAATCCCGATGGGATAATATTAAGAAACATACCGAAAATATTGGTATTGCACTTGATAAAGCATTTGCAGCCATTGAACGTGAGAACACCAGTCTGGAAGGAGTTATGACTGCCACCAAATTTGGTGACAAAGAAAAGCTAAGTGATGAAGTGTTGCAGCGTTTATTGCGCCACTTTAACCAACATTCCCTGCGTAATGACCACTTGCAATCAAACGACCTTTTGGGTGATGCATATGAGTATCTGATTAAAATGTTTGCCGATGATGCTGGCAAAAAAGGTGGTGAATTCTATACTCCCAGAGGCGTGGTGCAAACCATTGTACAATTAATAAAACCTGAGCCAAAACAGAAGGTGTATGACCCGACATTTGGTTCTGGTGGTATGTTAATTGAATCTGCACGATACATAGCTGAACAACCCAACGGTAAGGTTGGCAATAATGTTAATGTATCGTTATACGGACAAGAAAAGAATCTCGGCACTTGGGCGATTGGTAAATTAAATATGTTGTTGCATAATTTCATGGATGCTGACCTTAAAAAAGGTGACACCTTGGTTAATCCACAACATAAAAACGATAACAACGAACTTCAGTTATTCGATAGAGTAATTGCCAATCCTCCGTTTTCGATGGATGGATGGTGGACACCAGTCGAAAACAGTATTGAAGTTAAACTCGATAAAAACGGCAAAGAGAAAAAGGTTACACCAAATTATGCAAAGGTTGTTACCGACCCTTATGGAAGGTTTCAATACGGAATTCCCCCAAGAGGTTATGCTGACCTAGCATTTCTTCAACATATGATAGCAGTTCTTAAACAAGATGGTAAAGCAGGTGTAGTATTGCCACATGGAACACTTTTTAGAAATGGTGTGGAAGGAAAAATACGACAGGGGTTACTGGATGCCGATTTGGTTGAAGGTATTGTTGGTTTGCCATCAGCACTTTTTTATAATACTGGAATTCCTGCATCCATCTGGATAATCAATAAAAACAAGACCGAAGCACAAAAAGGTAAGGTTATAATTATTGATGCCAGCAACGATTATAAAGAAGGAAAGAACCAAAACGAATTGCTTGAAAAACACATCACAAAAATTGTAAATGCTTATGATGGTGCGATTGATGTCGATAAATACATGCGAATTGTTGATATTGCCGAAATTAAAGAAAACGATTACAATCTTAACATTTCACGATACATCGACACCAGTGAACCTGAACCAGAAGTGGATATTAAAGCCGTGCATCAAAAATTGGCTGATTTGGAAGAACGTGAAGCTGAGATTGATAAAAAGTTGGCTGGATTCTTAAAAGAGTTGGGGGTATGA
- a CDS encoding ATP-binding protein, with the protein MKRKFTTNSRLVNELFANYISTFAAFCELINNSIQAKSKNIYIDIDYTDEKELSPTIIKSIKVKDDGIGVHTKDVENKLLSIGTANKDGGKGIGRFASFQIGQKVAIESVSYSSTEKNFSKIRIPLTFDSFGKNINVSEVDVETEEEILKGTNHKPYYQVTITNLYDSTVTDSEPKKKIIDKFLPDNFADAIFERYPLKIFNKDISFYINGKRIDPKDFVVGEPIATTTEFTDSKGETHKVLFNFMQIKKYPKIKVFLTTTNAGLNTIAKGFEYDASWLSPKIGGWFIYAATPTISADLYRNIDLDDLDEDWKLYRTLLKDHLNDFFKERNAEFDNFTEKLKSDEYYPYREKSSSKSKVILFDKLAYLVEDRYHLLHEANTLREIIYPLIDRTISNGELDRILTNILKLNKKMTTKFSDLLDKTDLENIIEFSDKVASKLEEIEFLEKLVYHKNIAKNVKERKELHKFLERMLWVFGEEFNETTRLLSDKNLQNNLTELRNDCMKFKPSKDKDNVNKDLPKPVKSITDLFMYHERVLDAKRREVLVVELKAPKVKLSPKELQQVMRYAREIELLSSSSDNIHYKILLISSDINDAAQFDIDGRQKDEFNPHLFFRNEKRNIEVSIMKWCDLIENNKRKLKYMANILETKDIDVQEKAARDFEDIEFGKISSSLKKVAV; encoded by the coding sequence ATGAAAAGAAAATTTACCACCAATTCCAGATTGGTAAATGAACTATTTGCGAACTACATTAGCACCTTCGCTGCATTTTGCGAGCTAATTAACAACTCAATTCAGGCAAAGAGTAAAAACATATATATCGATATTGATTATACGGATGAAAAAGAACTAAGTCCAACAATAATTAAATCGATAAAGGTAAAAGATGATGGCATTGGTGTTCATACTAAGGACGTTGAAAATAAGTTGTTATCAATCGGAACAGCTAACAAAGATGGTGGAAAAGGTATAGGTCGATTTGCTTCATTCCAGATTGGTCAGAAGGTGGCAATTGAATCAGTTTCGTATTCCAGTACCGAGAAAAATTTCTCTAAAATTAGAATTCCACTAACATTTGATAGTTTCGGTAAGAACATTAATGTATCTGAGGTGGATGTTGAAACCGAAGAAGAGATATTAAAAGGTACTAACCATAAACCATATTATCAGGTAACAATTACTAACCTGTATGATTCAACAGTAACAGACAGTGAACCCAAAAAGAAAATTATCGACAAGTTTTTACCTGATAATTTTGCAGATGCTATTTTTGAACGTTATCCTCTTAAAATTTTCAATAAAGACATTTCGTTCTACATAAACGGTAAACGTATCGACCCAAAGGATTTTGTTGTTGGTGAACCAATAGCAACTACAACTGAATTTACAGATTCAAAAGGTGAAACACACAAAGTCTTATTTAATTTTATGCAAATCAAGAAATACCCAAAGATTAAAGTATTTCTAACTACGACCAATGCTGGTTTAAACACAATTGCCAAAGGATTTGAATATGATGCAAGTTGGCTAAGTCCTAAAATAGGTGGTTGGTTCATTTATGCAGCTACACCGACTATTTCAGCCGACCTCTACCGAAATATTGACTTGGATGATTTGGATGAGGATTGGAAATTGTACCGAACTCTACTTAAAGACCATTTGAATGATTTTTTCAAGGAAAGAAATGCTGAATTCGACAATTTCACAGAGAAATTAAAAAGCGATGAGTATTATCCATATCGTGAAAAATCCAGTTCAAAATCCAAGGTTATTCTATTCGACAAACTGGCATATCTGGTTGAGGACAGGTATCACCTATTACATGAAGCAAATACACTTCGTGAAATAATTTACCCATTAATCGATCGAACTATTTCAAACGGAGAACTCGATAGAATTCTTACCAATATTTTAAAATTGAATAAGAAAATGACCACTAAGTTTTCCGACCTATTGGATAAAACGGACTTAGAAAATATTATTGAATTTTCAGATAAAGTTGCATCAAAGTTAGAAGAAATTGAATTTTTAGAAAAACTGGTTTACCATAAAAATATTGCAAAAAACGTGAAGGAAAGAAAGGAACTTCACAAATTCTTGGAACGTATGTTATGGGTATTTGGTGAAGAATTTAATGAAACAACTCGGTTGCTTTCCGATAAAAACTTGCAAAACAATCTTACTGAACTCAGGAATGATTGCATGAAATTTAAACCATCAAAAGATAAGGATAATGTAAATAAAGACCTTCCGAAGCCCGTAAAATCAATTACCGATTTATTCATGTATCATGAAAGAGTTTTAGATGCTAAAAGACGTGAGGTTTTAGTTGTTGAATTAAAAGCACCAAAGGTTAAACTAAGTCCGAAAGAACTTCAACAAGTGATGCGATATGCAAGGGAAATTGAATTGTTGAGTTCTTCAAGCGATAACATTCATTACAAAATTTTACTAATCAGTTCAGACATTAACGATGCTGCTCAATTTGACATAGACGGCAGACAAAAGGACGAATTTAATCCACATTTATTTTTTAGAAATGAAAAAAGGAACATAGAGGTTTCTATAATGAAATGGTGTGATTTAATAGAAAACAATAAACGCAAATTGAAATACATGGCAAATATTCTTGAAACAAAAGATATCGATGTTCAGGAAAAAGCTGCCCGTGATTTTGAAGATATTGAATTCGGTAAAATTAGTTCATCGCTTAAAAAGGTAGCAGTATAA
- a CDS encoding helix-turn-helix transcriptional regulator: MLRVKSICKKRGITLKELANRMDVSPETVTRMLSSNGNPTLSTLESIANALDLNIYELFDDFNMDVHVKGYLEVNQEIHKVNNFKDLEQIYLNLKSTTPTN; encoded by the coding sequence ATGCTAAGAGTAAAATCAATTTGTAAAAAAAGGGGAATAACTTTAAAAGAACTGGCAAACCGTATGGACGTTTCACCCGAAACGGTTACACGAATGTTGAGCAGTAACGGTAACCCAACACTTTCTACATTGGAAAGTATTGCAAATGCATTAGATTTAAACATTTACGAGCTATTCGATGATTTTAATATGGATGTTCATGTAAAAGGTTATCTGGAAGTTAACCAAGAGATACACAAAGTGAATAATTTTAAAGACCTTGAGCAAATATACCTCAATCTAAAATCAACAACACCGACAAACTAA
- a CDS encoding recombinase family protein, whose product MKNVCILARVSTLQQDYERQISELTQFADANNMNVVKIFANKISGATKNEDRTEIQELISYVKTNKVDKVLCLEISRLGRNTLEALKVIELLNQHKIPLYVKNYSLETIDEHGKVNPMAQLLITLLLEIGNMERTTIRQRMESGYKNHIANGGSVGRKIGYKKSDEEIKSQYTEEIKLLRKGYSLRNITKITGTSVNTLRKVKSIAV is encoded by the coding sequence ATGAAAAACGTATGCATACTCGCACGTGTGAGCACACTTCAACAAGATTATGAACGGCAAATTTCAGAACTAACCCAATTTGCTGATGCGAACAACATGAACGTAGTTAAAATCTTTGCGAATAAAATTAGCGGTGCAACCAAAAACGAAGATAGAACTGAAATTCAGGAACTAATTAGCTACGTTAAAACCAACAAAGTTGATAAGGTCTTATGCCTTGAAATTTCTCGTCTTGGAAGAAATACGCTGGAAGCATTGAAGGTGATTGAATTGCTCAACCAACATAAAATACCTCTTTACGTGAAAAACTATTCGTTGGAAACAATAGATGAACATGGGAAAGTAAATCCAATGGCACAACTACTGATTACTTTACTTCTGGAAATTGGTAACATGGAAAGAACTACTATCCGTCAACGCATGGAATCAGGTTACAAAAATCATATTGCCAACGGTGGTTCAGTAGGGAGAAAAATTGGTTATAAAAAGTCGGATGAAGAAATTAAAAGCCAGTACACCGAAGAAATCAAATTACTTCGTAAAGGTTATTCACTGCGTAACATTACAAAAATTACTGGCACAAGCGTTAACACCTTACGAAAAGTGAAATCTATTGCAGTTTAA
- a CDS encoding helix-turn-helix transcriptional regulator — protein sequence MIVKRFGEVLRDLRKQRGLSQEKLAELANMHDRHISFIERGLRKPSIVIVFQLAKALDIEASELILMVEKRLRQSEEE from the coding sequence ATGATTGTCAAGAGATTCGGTGAGGTTTTAAGGGATTTGCGGAAACAACGAGGGTTGTCGCAGGAAAAACTTGCCGAACTTGCTAACATGCATGACAGGCATATATCTTTCATCGAAAGAGGTCTTCGGAAACCGTCAATTGTGATTGTCTTTCAATTGGCTAAAGCACTTGATATAGAAGCATCTGAATTAATTTTGATGGTTGAAAAAAGATTAAGACAGTCAGAAGAAGAATAG
- a CDS encoding FISUMP domain-containing protein, which produces MKNKTFINVVILIFLIALMSCNNQRDKFMDLLAKKDLALAYDFKSKYPETIFNIDSLIQELEYEKVKSSNDVSELKSFKNKFPQSNYMTDILYRLSQIEWENLKKSWNVQSAQKYLYDYPDSPFCGEVEGWLFENTLNGTFTDKRDGLKYNWKKIGDQIWMTENLYFNADNSNSFGEGRAYSYSSIRDACIDGWDIPTIEEWYTLLFDLDTKVNMIDARQEIGLRGLVLFVDPSKSAIESVFNPYLKYDEVEYWTLGYKAESHFIPTRIRFSNGGYNLAYIGQSYGDRGYYPIRCIKKSTKPSLSSLKRDNLFSMNKNGLVCIDGIIYKSENLMNDGIYLPVGKNPDDYKEYKQSILIKYIGEKLFFFTCEGTGEHNDDLYVMKNLHVLTSDEKNHFKLAVLTNYNKRSVIGEFFIKDNSHIVLSMRNENPIEYILIRKVKVGFPL; this is translated from the coding sequence ATGAAAAACAAAACATTCATAAACGTTGTGATTTTAATTTTTCTGATAGCACTAATGTCATGCAATAATCAGAGAGACAAATTCATGGATTTGCTTGCAAAAAAAGATTTAGCATTAGCCTATGATTTTAAATCAAAATACCCTGAAACCATATTCAATATTGATAGTTTAATTCAAGAATTAGAATATGAAAAAGTTAAATCTTCAAACGATGTCTCTGAATTAAAAAGTTTTAAAAACAAATTTCCTCAAAGCAATTACATGACAGATATTCTGTATCGATTAAGTCAAATAGAGTGGGAAAATCTAAAGAAAAGCTGGAACGTTCAAAGTGCTCAAAAATATCTTTATGATTATCCAGATAGTCCTTTCTGTGGCGAAGTTGAAGGCTGGTTATTTGAAAATACTTTAAATGGAACATTTACTGATAAAAGAGATGGATTAAAATATAATTGGAAAAAAATTGGTGACCAGATATGGATGACTGAAAACTTATATTTCAATGCTGATAATTCAAATAGTTTTGGAGAAGGGAGAGCGTATAGTTATAGTTCAATCCGAGATGCTTGCATAGATGGTTGGGATATTCCAACGATAGAGGAATGGTACACTTTACTTTTTGATTTAGATACAAAGGTAAATATGATAGATGCTCGACAAGAAATTGGGTTAAGAGGCTTAGTACTATTCGTTGACCCAAGTAAGTCTGCAATAGAAAGCGTTTTCAATCCTTATTTAAAATACGATGAAGTCGAATATTGGACTTTAGGTTATAAAGCTGAATCACATTTCATTCCAACAAGAATACGTTTTTCTAATGGTGGTTACAATCTGGCTTATATCGGACAATCCTACGGAGATAGAGGTTATTATCCTATAAGGTGTATCAAGAAATCGACTAAACCATCGCTATCAAGTTTAAAAAGAGATAATCTTTTTTCTATGAATAAGAACGGTTTAGTTTGCATTGATGGAATTATATATAAATCTGAAAATTTGATGAATGATGGCATATATTTACCTGTTGGGAAAAATCCAGACGATTACAAGGAGTATAAACAATCAATTCTGATTAAATATATTGGAGAGAAACTATTCTTTTTTACGTGTGAAGGAACAGGTGAGCATAACGATGATTTATACGTAATGAAGAACCTTCATGTCTTAACTTCTGATGAAAAGAACCATTTTAAACTTGCTGTTTTAACTAACTATAATAAAAGAAGCGTTATTGGAGAATTCTTCATTAAAGATAATTCGCACATCGTTTTATCCATGAGAAACGAAAATCCAATAGAATATATATTGATTAGAAAGGTAAAGGTTGGTTTTCCTTTATAA